TTTATTAAAATTAGTTCCTTAGCTCCAGAGGTAATTTAAGGAATAGGTTATGAAAAGACGTATTTGTATTGGCGATACAGTTCATATATTGGCGGGAAACGATAAAGGAAAAGAAGGAAAAGTTCTTTCTTTTTGTAAAGATCGTGTAGTTGTTGAAGGTGTAAATGTTCGCACCAAAAATATTAAACGTAGTCAAGAAAATCCTAAGGGTAAGCGTATTAGTATAGAAACTCCTATACATATTTCCAATG
This genomic stretch from Chlamydia pecorum E58 harbors:
- the rplX gene encoding 50S ribosomal protein L24, with translation MKRRICIGDTVHILAGNDKGKEGKVLSFCKDRVVVEGVNVRTKNIKRSQENPKGKRISIETPIHISNVRLSIDGEPARLFVKASEKGRELWQRCSDGSTKLYRLVKERKG